Below is a window of Micromonospora chersina DNA.
TGATATTCCCGTACCCGCGAAAGAGCGACCCTGACGAACCTCGTTGTGCTAACCACCCAAACCAGCCAAGGTCTTCGGACTGAGGTTGGGGAGCGTGGGAACCTGGCGGGTAGTAGTCAAGCGATGGGGTGACGCAGGAAGGTAGCTGAGCCCGGCCGGTGGTTGTGCCGGGGTAAGCGTGTAGGCCGTGCCGTAGGCAAATCCGCGGTGCATATAGGCTGAGACGTGATGCCGAGCCGATTCAGGTGAAGTCAGTGATCCTATGCTGCCGAGAAAAGCCTCTAGCGAGTTCTTAGCGGCCCGTACCCCAAACCGACACAGGTGGTCAGGTAGAGAATACCGAGGCGATCGGGCGAACTGTGGTTAAGGAACTCGGCAAATTGCCCCCGTAACTTAGGGAGAAGGGGGGCCGGAGACGTGAAGCCCCGCGCGGGTGGAGCGTTGTATGGCCGCAGAGAGCAGGGGGAAGCGACTGTTTACTAAAAACACAGGTCCATGCGAAGAAGTAATTCGATGTATATGGACTGACGCCTGCCCGGTGCTGGAACGTTAAGGGGACCTGTTAGCTCTTCGGGGCGAAGCGGAGAACTTAAGCGCCAGTAAACGGCGGTGGTAACTATAACCATCCTAAGGTAGCGAAATTCCTTGTCGGGTAAGTTCCGACCTGCACGAATGGCGTAACGACTTCCCCACTGTCTCAACCACAGGCCCGGCGAAATTGCATTACGAGTAAAGATGCTCGTTACGCGCGGCAGGACGGAAAGACCCCGGGACCTTTACTATAGCTTGACATTGGTACTTGAGTTAGCTTGTGTAGGATAGGTGGGAGCCGGTGAAGCTCATACGCCAGTATGGGTGGAGGCAATCTTGAAATACCACTCTGGTTGATTTGGGTATCTAACTTCGGACCGTTATCCGGTTCAGGGACAGTGTCTGGTGGGTAGTTTAACTGGGGCGGTTGCCTCCTAAAGGGTAACGGAGGCGCCCAAAGGTTCCCTCAGCCTGGTTGGCAATCAGGTGTTGAGTGCAAGTGCACAAGGGAGCTTGACTGTGAGACTGACAGGTCGAGCAGGGACGAAAGTCGGGACTAGTGATCCGGCACTGGCATGTGGAAGCGGTGTCGCTCAACGGATAAAAGGTACCCCGGGGATAACAGGCTGATCTTCCCCAAGAGTCCATATCGACGGGATGGTTTGGCACCTCGATGTCGGCTCGTCGCATCCTGGGGCTGTAGCAGGTCCCAAGGGTTGGGCTGTTCGCCCATTAAAGCGGTACGCGAGCTGGGTTTAGAACGTCGTGAGACAGTTCGGTCCCTATCCGCCGTGCGCGTAGGATACTTGAGAAGGGCTGTCCCTAGTACGAGAGGACCGGGACGGACGAACCTCTGGTGTGCCAGTTGTCCCGCCAGGGGCACGGCTGGTTAGCTACGTTCGGAAGGGATAACCGCTGAAAGCATCTAAGCGGGAAGCTCGCTTCAAGATGAGGTATCCCACCACTCTTTGAGTGGGTAAGGCCCCCAGCTAGACGACTGGGTTGATAGGCCGGAAATGTAAGCCCGGTAACGGGTTCAGTTGACCGGTACTAATAGGCCGAGGACTTGACTACGAAGCTGCTACGCGTCCACTGTGCAACTCTGAACGAGCGAACAACACCCAACAATGGTTGGTTGAGTTGTTTGACATGTTCATAGAGTTACGGCGGTCATGGCGGAGGGGAAACGCCCGGTCACATTCCGAACCCGGAAGCTAAGCCCTCCAGCGCCGATGGTACTGCACTCGGGAGGGTGTGGGAGAGTAGGACACCGCCGGACAATCTTCCAGTCAGGGCCACCCTTCGGGGTGGCCCTGACTGCGTTCACAAGTGAAATGGCGCCCCGAAGGGGCGCCGCCGGGTCACCGGTGCTGGATGCCCTCGCGGAGCTTGCGGAACAGCGCCGCGGCCTCGTCCACCGACCGGCCCGGGAACATCCCCATCGCGACGCTGCCGTGGTCGGCCCAGCCGCAGACCGCGAAGTCGCCGCCGTCGCCGCTCGTCGTACCGCACTTCATGACGCCGCCCAGGCGGCCGGCGTCCACCTCGCGCAGGGCCGTCACCTTGCCGGTCTCGTCGGCCATCAGCCCGAAGAGGCTGTCCAGGTCCCGCTCCGGCTGCCACAGCAGGGTGGTGCCGCCGAAGAGCAGCACCGACCGCTTGGCGTCCGCCGGGTCGGTGTAGACCGTGCCGAAGCTCCGGTCCAGTTCGATGTCGGCGGCGAAACCGTCGCGCAGGTAGTCGGCGGTGCTGCGGGCCCGGTCGCTGTCGTCCCGCGTGAGCCCCGCCACCGTTGCCGGCGCGGTCAGCTCGGTGTCCTTCTCCGACAGCACCCGCCAGCCACCGAGGCCGAGCGCCCCGGCGCCGGCCAGCCCGACCACCAGCGCGGCCGTGAGCGCGATCTTCCGCCGCCGCGAGACGGGGCGTCGTTCGGGCTCCAGCGCGGGGTCGCGGCGGCTCAGCCGGATCGGCTCGTCGGTCAGGTCGACGGGCTCCGGGCCCTCGTCGACCGGACGCTCGGTGAGGTGCGCGTCGGACATGTCCGCCACCGTACGCGAACTAACAGGTGGCGCACGCGGGGTCTCCGAAAGCGCTCCGTAGACTTTCAGGGTGACCGAGAGACTGGATGCCCGACGCCCCGACGCCCCGACCCTTGCCGGCCAGTACCAGCCCGGCGAGGTAGAGCAGCGACGGTACGAGCAGTGGGTAGCCGCCGGCCACTTCCGGGCGTCGGCGGACAGCGACAAGCCGCCCTTCACCATCGTCATCCCGCCGCCGAACGTCACCGGCTCGCTGCACATGGGCCACGCGTTCGAGCACACCCTCATGGACGCGCTGAACCGGCGTAAGCGGATGCAGGGCTACGAGGCGCTGTGGCTGCCCGGCATGGACCACGCCGGCATCGCCACCCAGAACCTGGTCGAGCGGCAGCTCGCCGGCGAGGGGCTGTCCCGGCACGACCTGGGCCGGGAGAAGTTCGTCGAGCGGGTCTGGCAGTGGAAGGCCGAGTCCGGCGGCGCCATCCTGGGCCAGATGCGCCGGCTCGGCGACGCCGTCGACTGGGACCGCGAGCGCTTCACCATGGACGAGGGCCTGTCCCGGGCCGTCCAGACGATGTTCAAGAAGCTCTTCGACGACGGGCTCATCTACCGGGCGAACCGGATCATCAACTGGTGCCCGCGCTGCCTCACCGCGCTCTCCGACATCGAGGTCGAGCACACCGACGACGAGGGTGAGCTGATCTCGATCCGCTACAGCGACGAGGTAGTGGTGGCCACCACCCGGGCCGAGACCATGCTCGGCGACACCGCGGTCGCGGTGCACCCGGACGACGAGCGCTACCGGCACCTCATCGGCACCGAGGTCGCCCTGCCGCTGACCGACCGGCGCATCCCGATCGTCGCCGACGAGCACGTCGACCCGAGCTTCGGCACCGGCATGGTCAAGGTGACGCCGGCGCACGACCCGAACGACTTCGAGATCGGCCAGCGGCACGACCTGCCGCAGCTCACGATCATGGACGAGCGCGGCATCATCACGGCGCCGGGCCCGTTCCAGGGCCTGGACCGGTACGAGGCCCGCCCGGCGATCGTGGCGGCGCTGCGCGAGCAGGGCCTGATCGTGGCCGAGAAGCGGCCGTACGTGCACGCGGTGGGGCACTGCTCCCGCTGCAAGACCACCGTCGAGCCGCGGCTGTCGCTCCAGTGGTTCGTCAACACCGCCCCGCTGGCCAAGGCCGCCGGTGACGCGGTGCGCGACGGCCGGGTGAAGATCGAGCCGGCCGAGCTGGCCAAGCGCTACTTCGCCTGGGTCGACAACATGCACGACTGGTGCATCTCCCGGCAGCTCTGGTGGGGTCACCGCATCCCGGTCTGGTACGGCCCGGACGGCGAGATCGTCTGCGTCGGCCCGGACGAGGAGCCGCCGACCGGCGACGGCTGGCGGCAGGACGAGGACGTCCTGGACACCTGGTTCTCCAGCGGCCTCTGGCCGTTCTCCACGCTCGGCTGGCCGGAGCGCACCCCGGACCTCGCGAAGTTCTACCCGACCAGCGTGCTGGTCACCGGCTACGACATCCTCTTCTTCTGGGTCGCCCGGATGATGATGTTCGGCCTCTACGCCATGGACGGCGTGCAGCCGTTCGACGTGGTCGCCCTGCACGGCATGGTCCGCGACGAGCACGGCAAGAAGATGTCGAAGTCGTTCGGCAACGTGGTCGACCCGCTGGACTGGATCGACCGGTTCGGCGCCGACGCCACCCGGTTCACCCTCGCCCGGGGCGCCAACCCCGGTCAGGACGTGCCGGTCAGCGAGGAGTGGTGCCAGGGCTCGCGGAACTTCTGCAACAAGCTCTGGAACGCCACCCGGTTCGCGCTGCTCAACGGCGCCCACACCGACGGGCCGCTGCCGGCCGCCGCCGAGCTGTCGACCGTCGACAGGTGGATCCTCTCCCGGCTGGCGCACGTCACGGCCGAGGTGGACGAGCAGTTCGAGGCGTACGAGTTCGCCAAGGTCTGTGACCTGCTCTACCACTTCGCCTGGGACGACGTCTGCGACTGGTACGTGGAGCTGAGCAAGCCGGTGCTCGCCGAGGGCGGGCCGGCCGCCGACGCCACCCGCCGGGTGCTCGGGCACGTGCTGGACCAGCTGCTGCGGCTGCTGCACCCGGTGATCCCGTTCGTCACCGAGGAGCTGTGGACCGCGCTGACCGGCGGCGAGACGGTGATGACCGCCGCCTGGCCGGCGGCCGACCGTACCCTCGTGGACGACGCCGCGGAGGTCGAGGTCGGCACCCTCCAGCGGGTGGTGACCGAGATCCGGCGCTTCCGGTCCGACCAGGGCCTGCGCCCGACGCAGCGGGTGGCGGCCCGGCTCGACGGCCTGGCCGGCGCGGGCATCGCGGCGCACGAGCCGCTGGTCCGCTCGCTGGTCCGGCTCGACGCCCCCGGCGACGACTTCCAGGCCAGCGCCACCCTCGCCATGCCGGGCGAGGTCAGCGTCGCCCTGGACACCCGGGGTTCGATCGACGTGGCCGCCGAGCGGGCCCGACTGACCAAGGACCGGGCGGCCGCCGAGAAGGAGGCCGCGCAGGCGCGGGCGAAGCTGGACAACCCGGCGTTCGTCGGCAAGGCCCCGGAGCCGGTGGTCGCCAAGATCCGCGAGCGGCTGGCGGTGGCCGAGGCGGATCTTGTTCGGATCAACGCCGCCCTGGAGGCGCTGCCGTCGTGACCGACCGCACCGAATTCGCCGAGGTGGAGGCCGCGCTCAACGCGCGCGGCTTCACCCGCATGCGCTTCGAGCTGGAGAAGATCGAGAGCCTGCTCGACCTGCTCGGCAGCCCGCAGCGGGCGTACCCGTCGATCCACCTGACCGGGACCAACGGCAAGACCTCGACGGCCCGGATGATCGACTCGCTGCTGCGGGCGTTCGGGCTGCACACCGGCCGCTACACCAGCCCGCACCTGGAGACCGTCCGGGAGCGGATCAGCCTGGACGGCGAGCCGGTGAGCGAGGACCGCTTCGTGGCGACCTACCGCGAGGTGGCGCCCCTCGCCGAGCTGGTCGACCAGCGCTCCGAGGAGCCGCTCACCTACTTCGACCTGACCACCGCGCTGGCCTTCGCCACCTTCGCCGACGCCCCCGTGGACGTCGCCGTGGTGGAGGTGGGGCTCGGCGGCGCCGAGGACGCCACAAACGTCATCCAGGCCGGGGTCGCCGTGATCACCCCGATCGGGCTGGACCACACCGAGTGGCTCGGCGACACCATCGAGGACATCGCCCTGCACAAGGCGGGCATCATCCACTCCGGCGCCACGGTGATCGCCGCGGCCCAGGAGGAGGAGGCCGCCCGGCCGATCCTGGAGCGCTGCGCCGAGGTGAACGCCACCGTCGCGCGGGAGGGCGCCGAGTTCGGCGTGCTGCGCCGCGCGGTGGCCGTCGGCGGCCAGGTGCTCACCATCCAGGGCCTGGGCGGGGTGTACGAGGAGATCTTCATCCCGCTGCACGGCGCCCACCAGGCACAGAACGCCGCCGTGGCGCTGGCCGCGGTGGAGGCGTTCCTCGGCGCGGGCGCGCGACGGCAGCTCGACATCGAGGCGGTCCGGGAGGGCTTCGCGGCGACCAGCTCGCCGGGGCGGCTGGAGAAGGTGCGCACCGCCCCCACGATCCTGCTCGACGGCGCGCACAACCCGCACGGGATGGCCGCCACCGTCACGGCGCTCCAGGAGGAGTTCGCGTTCAGCAAGCTGGTCGGCGTGCTGGCCGTGCTCGGCGACAAGGACGCGGCCAGCCTGCTGGAGCTGCTGGAGCCGGTGCTCGACTCGATCGTGGTCACCGCGAACAGCTCGCCCCGGGCGATGCCCGTCGACGAGCTGGCCGCGCTGGCCCGGGAGACCTTCGGGCCGGACCGGGTGCAGGTGGCCGAGGAGATGCCGGACGCCATCGAGGCGGCCGTCGCCGAGGCCGAGTCCGACGTGCCGGGCGAGCTGGCCGGGGTGGGCGTGCTGATTACCGGATCGGTGGTGACCGTGGCCGACGCCCGCCGGCTGCTCAAGCGATGACCGGCCCGGTGGAGGAGCGCCCCGGCACGGGCGCCCCGTCCGAAGGCGCCCCGGCTCAGGGCGCTCAGACCGGAGGCGCTCCGGCCGAGGGCGGCGGGCAGCGGCGGTCCGGGCTGCGCAACCCCGACAAGGCGGTCCGCGGCCTCGGCGCCGGCACGCTCGCCCTGGAGGCGCTCGTGCTGCTGCTGGCCATCCAGCCGATCCGGGTGGTCGGCGGCGACCTGAGCGGCGCCGCCCTCGGTGCGATCGTCGCGCTGGCGGTCGCCTGTGTGGCGCTCGCCGGGCAGATGAAGCGGGCCTGGGCCTGGCACGCCGGCACGGTGCTCCAGGGCCTGCTGCTGCTCTCCGGGCTGCTGCACTGGTCGCTGTTCGCGCTCGGCGTCATGTTCGCGCTGGTGTGGGCGTACGCGCTGCACGTGCGGCGGGTCATCCTCGGCTGAGCGGGGCCCCGGTCGCCGTGCTGCGGGGCGGGGCTCAGGCGTCGGCGAGGGTGCGCCACTGGGTGAGCGCCACGCCGTGCCCGTCCGGGTCGCGGAAGGCGGCCGCCCACACCTCCAGCTTCGTGCCCCGGTTGACCACCCGCGGGGCGTACGTGAACCGGACGCCCGAGCCGCGCAGCCGCTCGTACGCCGCCTGGATGTCGTCGACCTCCAGGTTGACGTGGACCAGCCGGCGGCTGATCGGGGCGGCCCCGGTCACCCGGCGCAGCACCAGGCGGGTCGGCCCGGAGGCGAGCACGGCGTTGCCCTCGCCCCGGTCCAGCTCGTCGAAGCCGAGGTCCCGGTAGAAGTCCAGGGATCGGTCGAGGTCGGTGACGAGCAGGGTGATGCCGACCCCGCTGATCGGGCTCGCCACCTCGGCCGGCGCGTCGCCGGCCGGGCCGAAGATGGCCTCGTCCAGCTCCTCCGCGGTGGGCGGCGCGTCGCCGGCCGGCTCGTCCAGCGGGACGTCGATGGGGTCCATCGGCACGGTGTCGAACCCCTCCTCGGCGGGCGGGCGGGGCGCCGGGGCCCGGCGGGGGAGCGGGCCGCCCACGGTCGGCTCGACCAACTGCCCCTCCAGCACGACCCCGCCGCCGGGGCGCTGGTGCAGCACCACGGGCTCCCGCTCCTCCGGCAGCACGGTGAGGTCGTCGAGGAGGGGATCGGGCGCGGGCGGGTAGTCGTCGCGGAAGTCGTCCTCCGGGGCCCGGTCGGCCCACGGCGGGGCCTCCTGCCCGATGAGCACCTCGTCGATCGGGTCCGGGTCGGCGTACTCGGGTGGCAGGTCGGCCACCGCGGCGGCGGTCTCGGCGTGGGTGGGCACCTCGTCCCACAGCACGCGGACGTGCCGCTGGTCGTCAAGGGCGACCCGGACGGGCAGCGCCTGGCCGAGCGACGGCCACTTGGCGACCGGGACCCGCGGCTCGATGATCTTCTTGGACCGGGGCGGCAGGCCGGGCGCGTCGATCACCAGTTGCAGTTCACAGCGGCCGAAGGCGTACTGGGTGGGCGGCTCGGAGGCGCTGTGCACGTGACCCAGCCCGACCACCCAGGTGCGGCCGCCGCCACGGACCGTGGCCAGGGCGATGGCCAGCACCAGCAGGGCGAAACCGAGCGCCACGATGGCCCAGCTCGTCATGCCCAGCCCGAACAGGATCACGAACGTGGCCAGGGTGCCCAGCACGGCGCCGATCAGCTTGCGCACGGGCGCGATCGGTCGGTTCCCGCCATTCGCCACAGTGGACCTCCCAGGGGTTCCAGGGCCAGGCTAGGCCGCCGCGACGACCCAGGGAAGGAGCAGCCGCCGCGCCGGCGCCGGGACCGGGTCGCTACGCTGACCGTACCCAGCCCGACCCGGTTCCGCGCACAGGAGGAAACCAGCGTGTCCAGCAGCAGCCCGGACGAGCGCACGCTCGTACTGATCAAGCCCGACGCGGTCCGCCGCGGTCTGGTGGGGGAGATCCTCGCCCGTTTCGAGCGCAAGGGCCTGCGGATCGACGCGCTGGTGACCCGCACCATGGACGGCGACTTCGCCGACCAGCACTACGCCGAGCACGTGGACAAGCCGTTCTACCCGCCGCTGAAGGCGTTCATGACCGGCGGTCCGCTGGTGGCCCTGGTGCTCTCCGGCGACCAGGTGATCGAGGTGGTGCGCGGCATGATCGGCAGCACCGACGGCCGCAAGGCCGCCGCCGGCACGATCCGCGGTGACTTCTCGCTCTCGAACCGGGAGAACCTGGTCCACGCCTCCGACTCGGTCGACAGCGCCAAGCGCGAGATCGGCCTCTGGTTCCCCGAGCTCGGCTGACCCGGCTTCACCACGGCCCCGGTCCCGCGCCCGCGGGCCGGGGCCGCGGCACGTGCTCAGCCGGGCAGGAGGTCGAGCTTGTCCGGGTTGCCGATCAGGTAGAAGCCGGTGATCCGGCCGTCGGCGGCCGCCACGGAGAGCGTGTAGCGGGCTCCGGACGGCAGGTGCAGCAGCAGCGCCGGCGCGCCGTTGAGCTCGATCCGGTCGCCCCGGACGCCGGGGTGCCGTCGGTGGTACAGGCCGGTGAAGAAGCGGGCGATCCGCTCCGCGCCGAGCACCGGTTTGCGGGCGGCCGAGACCCGGCCGCCGCCGTCGTTCCAGGCGGTGGCGTCGTCGGCCACGAGGCCGGTCAGCCGGGCCAGGTCGCCGTCGCGCGCCGCGGCCAGGAAGGCGTCCAGCAGGCGCCGCTGCTCCGCCGCGCCGGCGGTGAACCGCCGCCGGCCCTCGGCGATCCGGGCGACCGCGCGGTGGTGCAGCTGCCGGCAGTCCGCCGCGGACCGGTCCAGCAGGTCGCCGATCTCGGCGTACGGCAGGGCGAAGGCGGTGTGCAGCACGTAGACCGCGCGCTCGGGCGGGGTGAGCCGTTCCAGCAGGTGCAGCAGCGCGGTGGAAAGCGTGTCCCGCTGCTCGACGGTCTCCAGCGGGCCGAACGGCGACGGATCGGTCGGCACCGGCTCCGGTAGCCACGGCCCCACGTAGGTCTCCCGGGCCGACTGCCGGGCGCGGAGCCGGTCCAGGGCGAGCCGGGTGACCACCCGGGACAGGTAGCGGCGCGGTTCGGCCACGCTGTCCCGGTCGACGTCCAGCCAGCGCAGGTACGCCTCCTGGAGCACGTCCTCGGCGTCGTGCAGGCTGCCGAGCAGCCGGTACGCCAGCCCGAGCAGCATCGGCCGGTGCGCGAGGAGCGCACCGGCCGCCTGCGCCGCCGCCGAGGGTGAGGTCACACCTCGACCGGCGGCTCGGTGCGGGTGCTCACCGAGATCCTGTTCCACACGTTGATTGTGGCGATCGCGACCACCAGATCGGCCAGTTCCTTCTCCGACCAGACCTTCGCGGCGGCGTCCCACACGTCGTCCGGCACGCCGTGCTCGCCGAGCCGGGTCACCGAGTCGGTCAGCGCCAGCGCGGTCCGCTCCCGCTCGGTGAAGAAGGGCGCCTCGCGCCACGCCGCGACGGCGAACAGCCGCCGGCTGGACTCCCCGGCCGCCAGCGCGTCCCGGCTGTGCATGTCCACGCAGAACGAGCAGCCGTTCAGCATCGACGCCCGCAGCTTGACCAGCTCCAGCACGGTGTGGTCGACGTTCTTCTGCACGTACTTCTCCAGGCCGAGCACCGCCTGGTACGCCTGCGGCACCACCGCCGGCATGTCGATTCGGCTCATGGCCGCCTCCCTCATCTCGTCGGTACGCCCATACGACGGATCGGGGTCGCGGCGGTGTGACGGTGCGGGATGTGACGGTGGTCATGGGGGAGCTGCCCGGGCGCCGCCCTGGGGGAATCGGACCGGACAGCTCCCCGTGTCGACCCCCGGTCGACGCCGCGGACCGCTCCCCGCCCCGCGGCGTCGGCCGACTGACCCGGGCGGACGCGAGGCGACCATCCGGCGGGACCGGTGCTGCGCGGGTCACGCTAGGCGCGGGGCGGCCGTCTGCGCCATGGATTCGGGCGTGGCCGAATCCTCACGCGGTCCGGTCCACGGGCTCGCCGGAGAGCAGGCCCAGCAGCGCGGCGCCGGTCGGCTCCAGCCCGTAGAGCACCCGCCGGCCGACCCGCCGGCGGTGCACCACCCCGGCGGCGAGCAGCGCGGACAGGTGCTCCGAGACGGTGCTCGGCGCCAGCCCGAGGGCGGCGGCCAGGCCGGCGGTGGTGGCCGGGCGGCCCAGTGCCCGCAGCACCGTGGCGCGGCCCCGGCCGAGCAGCAGCGCCAGGCGGTCGGTCACCGGGTCCGGTTGCCCGGCCGGCCCGGCGGCCAGCAGCGCCGCGCCCCGGGCCGGGTAGGAGACCGCCACCACGTTCGGGTGGTCGGTGGAGCAGGCCAGCCCGCCGCCGGAGAAGATCAGCGGAATGAGCAGCAGCCGCTGGTCGGCGGCACGGACCTCCTGCTCCCACGGCTTCACCACGGTCAGCACCGGCCGCTCCCACCGGGCCTGCTCGTGCAGGTCGGCCAGGAGCGCGTCCGGCCCGTCGGCGGCCAGCGCCCGCGCCCGGTGCAGCACCTCCTCGTCCAGCGCCGCCCGCATCGCCGGCCACCAGGGCGCGAGCGCCGCCTCCCACCAGCCGAGCAGGTCGTCGGCGACCCGGTCGAGGGCGGCGCGCGGGTCGGTCGCGTACGGGCGCAGCCAGTCCGGGACACCGTCCGGCCAGTGCCGGGCGAGCTGCTCGGCGACCAGTTCCGCCGGGGTGTCGCGCAGCGCGGCGGTCTCCTCGGCCAGGGTCGGCGCGGCGGTGGGCGGGATCGGGCTGAGGAAGTCCGGCATGTTCGCCCCGGCGTCCAGGTAGACCCGCAGCGGCGCCGACTCGGGCAGCCCGGCCAGCACCCGGCGGGCCTGCCGCGCCCAGTCGGTGTAGGGCCAGGGCAGCTCGTCGGGGTTGCGGTGCAGCAGCCAGAAGCCGGCCTGGATCTCCCACAGCGGACTGACCGCGATCCGGGTGTGGGCCACGGTCCTGTCGTCCAGATGGATCCGGATCACGCCGCGAGGCTACCGGTACCGGTGTGGCGGGTGTGGACAGCCGCCGTTGAGGTGCTGGCCACCTCGGGCGGCACCCGCCGTCATGTCCGGCCGGTAGACCGGGCTGGCGGACTTCTGAACCGGGAGGATCCATGACACAACTCGACCGACGTACGCTGCTGCGCGCCGGCCTGGTGGCCGGGGCCGGCGTCGCCGGCGGCGCGGTGCTCGGCGCGCCCGGCGCGCTCGCCGCCCCCGCCTGGCGGCCGGCCGGGCGGCCGCTGCTCACCCACGGCGTGCAGAGCGGCGACGTGACCGCCGACTCGGCGCTGGTCTGGACCCGCGCGGACCGGCCCGGCCGCATGCTTGTGGAGTTGAGCCGCCGGCCCGACCTGCGCGGGGCGCGCGTGGTGCGCGGGCCGGTGCTCGACCCGGGCGGCGACTTCACCGGCCGGGTCCGGTTGCGCGGGCTGCCGGCCGGCGAGCGGCTCCACTACCGGGTCCGGGTGGAGAGCCTGGACCGGCCCGGCCTGTGCAGCGAGCCGCTGGCCGGCTCGTTCGCCACCGCGCCGGGGCGGCACAAGCGCCGGGACGTGCGGTTCGTCTGGACCGGCGACATCGTGGGGCAGGGCTGGGGGATCAGCCCGGACTTCGACGGCCTGGCCATCTTCCGGTCGATGCGCGAGCGCCGCCCCGACTTCTTCCTGTGCAGCGGCGACACCGTGTACGCGGACGGCCCGCTCACCGAGACCGTCACGCTGCCCGACGGCCGGATCTGGCGCAACCTGGTCACCCCGGAGAAGAGCAAGGTCGCCGAGACCCTGGCCGAGTACCGGGGGCAGTTCGCGTACAACCTGCTCGACGAGCACCTGCGGGCGTTCGCCGCGGAGGTGCCGCAGGTGAACCAGTGGGACGACCACGAGGTGCTGAACAACTGGTACCCGGGGGAGATCCTCGTCGACGACGGGTACGCCGAGAAGCGGGTGGACGTGCTCGCCGCGCGGGCCCGGCAGGCGTTCCACGAGTGGCTGCCGGTCGCCGCCGACGGCCCGCTCTACCGCAGGCTGTCGTACGGGCCGCTGCTGGACGTCTTCGTCCTCGACATGCGCACCTACAAGGACCCGAACGACGGCAACACGTACGCCGACCCGGGCCGCGGCCTGCTCGGGCGGGAGCAGCGGGAGTGGCTGGTCCGCGAGCTGACCCGGTCGACGGCGACCTGGAAGGTGATCGCCAACGACCTGCCGGTCGGCCTCGTGGTGCCGGACGGCCCCGGCGCGCAGGAGGGTGTGGCGCAGGGCGACCCGGGCGCGCCGGCCGGCCGCGAGCGGGAGTTCGCCGAGGTGCTGCGTGCCGTGCACCGGGCCGGGGTGACCGGGCTCGTCTTCCTCACCGCCGACGTGCACTACACCGCGGCCCACCACTACGACCCGGCCCGGGCGGCGTTCGGCGAGTTCACCCCGTTCTGGGAGTTCGTCTCCGGCCCGGCCCACGCCGGCGCCTTCGGCCCGAACGCCCTGGACGGCACCTTCGGCCCGCGGGCCGTCTTCGTCCACGCACCGCCCCGCGCCAACACCTCCCCGGCGGAGGGCTTCCAGCACTTCGGCGAGGTGGAGATCGACGGCGAGACGGCCGCCCTGACGGTGAACCTCCGCGACCGGTCGGGCGCCTCCCTCTGGACCACCACCCTCCCGGCCCCCACCCGCTGACCCGCGTCGATCATGAGGTTGGCGGCGACGACGATCTCGGATGCCGCCGTCAACCTCATGATCACCGGGGCGGGGCGATACTCGGAGGCGGGACGGGCGGTGGGTCGAGTACGCTTGTGGGCACACAGGCGACGACCCGGCCATCACCGGCGAGCCTCCGGAAGAACGGCCGGGTGACCGGCTCAGTAGAACCGGACGGGACGGCCCGTCACAGCCGACAACGAGCGGGCGGTCGCACCTTGACCGCCAAGCGGGGTGGTACCGCGGGCCACCCGGGGGCGCCGACACGGCCAACCCGGAGAAGCTCGTCCTCGCAGACCCACCGACGAGTGAGCTGCGCGAGGAGAGCGACCCCCGATGGCCTATCCGTTGCACGACCCGACCGCCGGCGGCGTCCCGGCGAGCCCGGACCTGCCCGCGGTCGAGCGCCGGGTCCTGGAGCACTGGACGGCCGACAAGACCTTCGAGGCGTCGGTCGAGGCCCGCCCCGCCGGGCAGGACGGCAAGAACGAGTACGTCTTCTACGACGGCCCGCCCTTCGCCAACGGCCTGCCGCACTACGGCCACCTCTTCACCGGCTA
It encodes the following:
- a CDS encoding valine--tRNA ligase, producing the protein MTERLDARRPDAPTLAGQYQPGEVEQRRYEQWVAAGHFRASADSDKPPFTIVIPPPNVTGSLHMGHAFEHTLMDALNRRKRMQGYEALWLPGMDHAGIATQNLVERQLAGEGLSRHDLGREKFVERVWQWKAESGGAILGQMRRLGDAVDWDRERFTMDEGLSRAVQTMFKKLFDDGLIYRANRIINWCPRCLTALSDIEVEHTDDEGELISIRYSDEVVVATTRAETMLGDTAVAVHPDDERYRHLIGTEVALPLTDRRIPIVADEHVDPSFGTGMVKVTPAHDPNDFEIGQRHDLPQLTIMDERGIITAPGPFQGLDRYEARPAIVAALREQGLIVAEKRPYVHAVGHCSRCKTTVEPRLSLQWFVNTAPLAKAAGDAVRDGRVKIEPAELAKRYFAWVDNMHDWCISRQLWWGHRIPVWYGPDGEIVCVGPDEEPPTGDGWRQDEDVLDTWFSSGLWPFSTLGWPERTPDLAKFYPTSVLVTGYDILFFWVARMMMFGLYAMDGVQPFDVVALHGMVRDEHGKKMSKSFGNVVDPLDWIDRFGADATRFTLARGANPGQDVPVSEEWCQGSRNFCNKLWNATRFALLNGAHTDGPLPAAAELSTVDRWILSRLAHVTAEVDEQFEAYEFAKVCDLLYHFAWDDVCDWYVELSKPVLAEGGPAADATRRVLGHVLDQLLRLLHPVIPFVTEELWTALTGGETVMTAAWPAADRTLVDDAAEVEVGTLQRVVTEIRRFRSDQGLRPTQRVAARLDGLAGAGIAAHEPLVRSLVRLDAPGDDFQASATLAMPGEVSVALDTRGSIDVAAERARLTKDRAAAEKEAAQARAKLDNPAFVGKAPEPVVAKIRERLAVAEADLVRINAALEALPS
- a CDS encoding bifunctional folylpolyglutamate synthase/dihydrofolate synthase, with the protein product MTDRTEFAEVEAALNARGFTRMRFELEKIESLLDLLGSPQRAYPSIHLTGTNGKTSTARMIDSLLRAFGLHTGRYTSPHLETVRERISLDGEPVSEDRFVATYREVAPLAELVDQRSEEPLTYFDLTTALAFATFADAPVDVAVVEVGLGGAEDATNVIQAGVAVITPIGLDHTEWLGDTIEDIALHKAGIIHSGATVIAAAQEEEAARPILERCAEVNATVAREGAEFGVLRRAVAVGGQVLTIQGLGGVYEEIFIPLHGAHQAQNAAVALAAVEAFLGAGARRQLDIEAVREGFAATSSPGRLEKVRTAPTILLDGAHNPHGMAATVTALQEEFAFSKLVGVLAVLGDKDAASLLELLEPVLDSIVVTANSSPRAMPVDELAALARETFGPDRVQVAEEMPDAIEAAVAEAESDVPGELAGVGVLITGSVVTVADARRLLKR
- a CDS encoding DUF4233 domain-containing protein, whose protein sequence is MTGPVEERPGTGAPSEGAPAQGAQTGGAPAEGGGQRRSGLRNPDKAVRGLGAGTLALEALVLLLAIQPIRVVGGDLSGAALGAIVALAVACVALAGQMKRAWAWHAGTVLQGLLLLSGLLHWSLFALGVMFALVWAYALHVRRVILG
- a CDS encoding VOC family protein, whose protein sequence is MANGGNRPIAPVRKLIGAVLGTLATFVILFGLGMTSWAIVALGFALLVLAIALATVRGGGRTWVVGLGHVHSASEPPTQYAFGRCELQLVIDAPGLPPRSKKIIEPRVPVAKWPSLGQALPVRVALDDQRHVRVLWDEVPTHAETAAAVADLPPEYADPDPIDEVLIGQEAPPWADRAPEDDFRDDYPPAPDPLLDDLTVLPEEREPVVLHQRPGGGVVLEGQLVEPTVGGPLPRRAPAPRPPAEEGFDTVPMDPIDVPLDEPAGDAPPTAEELDEAIFGPAGDAPAEVASPISGVGITLLVTDLDRSLDFYRDLGFDELDRGEGNAVLASGPTRLVLRRVTGAAPISRRLVHVNLEVDDIQAAYERLRGSGVRFTYAPRVVNRGTKLEVWAAAFRDPDGHGVALTQWRTLADA
- the ndk gene encoding nucleoside-diphosphate kinase — translated: MSSSSPDERTLVLIKPDAVRRGLVGEILARFERKGLRIDALVTRTMDGDFADQHYAEHVDKPFYPPLKAFMTGGPLVALVLSGDQVIEVVRGMIGSTDGRKAAAGTIRGDFSLSNRENLVHASDSVDSAKREIGLWFPELG